In Porites lutea chromosome 1, jaPorLute2.1, whole genome shotgun sequence, a single genomic region encodes these proteins:
- the LOC140938187 gene encoding uncharacterized protein, which yields MDTGKHRLEVDCESMYDRVRRKWAGIVTGVTFAPDVPTTSSQGENSGSAFREHDPRQLGWALKVTKRPTRMTDNVKTFLMKKFEEGTRTGNKADPVRVAREMKTLRNEDGEPTFKPEEWRTAQRISSLFSRQTAALRHRGIDAEEISEEDIEAAESEIAFDTLRSLVMDDMGKPSHPIIVGISNI from the coding sequence ATGGACACGGGCAAGCACCGTCTTGAGGTGGACTGTGAGTCCATGTATGACCGCGTTAGGAGGAAATGGGCGGGAATTGTGACAGGGGTGACGTTCGCTCCGGATGTGCCAACAACCTCATCGCAAGGTGAGAATAGTGGCAGCGCTTTCAGAGAACATGACCCTAGACAATTGGGGTGGGCTCTGAAGGTAACAAAACGACCCACTAGAATGACTGATAACGTCAAGACCTTCTTGATGAAGAAATTCGAAGAGGGTACAAGAACTGGAAACAAGGCCGATCCTGTACGGGTAGCGAGGGAGATGAAGACCCTCAGAAATGAGGACGGAGAGCCCACGTTTAAGCCTGAAGAGTGGAGGACTGCGCAGCGGATCAGTAGCCTGTTTTCACGTCAGACAGCGGCGCTGCGTCATAGGGGTATTGATGCGGAGGAAATCTCGGAGGAAGACATCGAGGCTGCCGAGTCGGAGATAGCGTTTGACACCCTTAGAAGTTTGGTGATGGATGATATGGGCAAACCAAGCCATCCAATCATCGTGGGCATTAGCAATATCTGA